cttcttctttttctcctttcttttttttctttctttttcttcttacctctctttcttctttccttttctttctcccttcttttttcttttcttttctctttttcttttttcttttttttctctttttcttctttccttcttctttttcttcttcttctctcacttttctttctctttcttcttctttttctctttctttccttctttctctttctcctctcttccttctctttctttcttttcttcctctttttcttcctctctttcccttcctttttttcttcttctctttttcttttctttattcttcttcttttctttttttcttcttcttctcctttcttctttccttttcctttttttcttttctccttttttcttctttcttttcttttcttctctcttcctttctttcctttccttttctagtctttctttctcttccttttctttcctttccttttctagtctttctttctcttccttttctttcctttccttttctagtctttctttctcaagtctttccttttcttttctttctctctcttccttttctttcctttccttttctagtctttctttctcttccttttcttttctttctttctcaagtctctctttttcttttctttctctctcttccttttcttttctttccttttctagtctttctttctcttccttttcttttctttctttctcaagcctttctttttctttcctttctctctcttccttctccttcctttccttttctagtctttctttttcttccttttcttttctttctctctcaagtctttccttttctttcctttccctttctagtcgttccttctcttccttttcttttctttctctctcaagtctttccctttcttttctttctttttctagtctttctttctcaagtctttctttttcttttctttccctttctagtctttctttctcttccttttcttttctttctttctcaagtctttccttttctttcctttccctttctagtctttctttctcttccttttcttttctttctttctcaagtctttccttttctttcctttccctttctagtctttctttctcttccttttcttttctttctttctcaagtctttccttttctttcctttccctttctagtctttctttctcttccttttcttttctttctttctcaagtctttccttttctttcctttccctttctagtctttctttctcttccttttctttcctttccctttctagtctttctttctcttccttttcttttctttctttctcaagtctttctttttcttttctttctctctcttccttctctttcctttccttttctagtctttctttctcttccttttcctttctttctttctcaagtctttctttttcttttctttctctctcttccttttctttcctttccttttctagtctttctttctcttctttttcctttctttctctttcaagtctttccttttctttcctttctttttctaatcgttctttctcttccttttctcttctttctctttcttctttttctttcttttctctttctagtctttctttctcttcctgttcttttctttctctttcaagtctttcttttctttccctttcctctttctctttcctttctctctcttctttttcctttctctccttttctagtctttctctctcttccttttccttcctttccttttctagCCTCTCCCTTtcaagtctttctctctcctctttttctcttctttccttttcttctttctcttttctctctctctcttccttttccttcctttccctttc
The sequence above is a segment of the Panulirus ornatus isolate Po-2019 chromosome 12, ASM3632096v1, whole genome shotgun sequence genome. Coding sequences within it:
- the LOC139751767 gene encoding uncharacterized protein translates to MPSPPAEEVPTVEEVEDDDIWGSLKRKPVQKADEIPSPPAEEVPAVEEVEEDDIWGSLRKRPVQKADEVPLPPAEEVPVQEPPAKEVVPAAEEVEDDDIWGSLRRKPAVKVDEIPSPPAEGIAFEEPKIITAGEESEVIDIWGSRETSPPLRARPGAEVEEVAPSIPAGETTEEPKLTDDVRGSRKGSPPPRPTLKIAGLVPPDIASQGASELGEFDGTRALAQSSPLTPGTVFGSATEVSDLETPEMSKASDEVARLFDTLAADSKELLSEEAEDLREDFWSGGGASLICKPTETRDEAEYWAGTDDTSPPPMRKPGLVPGPPSEPGSSPGVTSAASTVDVTSKGVVTPPPPPPPPRTHAPEEETQKDKEASVGTRDRGEVLAQQEKEEQERIQREEEQARLERERQEKERLQRAKEEEERKEREERERKEKEERERKEKEEKERREKEERERLERERLEKERKEKEERERLEKERKEKEERERKEKEERERKERLERERKEQEEKERLEREKKEKEERERREKEEKERLEKERKEKERLERERKEKEEKERLEKERKEKEERERKEKERLEKERKEKEEKERLEKERKEKEERERKEKERLEKERKEKEEKERLERERKEKEEKERLERERKEKERLEKERKEKEEKERLERERKEKERLEKERKEKEEKERLERERKEKERLEKERKEKEEKERLERERKEKERLEKERKEKEEKERLERERKEKERLEKERLEKERKERERLERERKEKEEKERLERERKEKERLERERKEKEEKERLEKERKEKEERERKEKERLEKERKEKEEKERLEKERKEKEERERKEKERLEKERKEKEEKERLEKERKEKEERERKEKERLEKERLEKERKEKEEKERLEKERKEKEEKERLEKERKERK